Sequence from the bacterium genome:
GGTGCCACGGCCGGGGCGTCCCGGGTAGGCGAGGGACGCAGCCGCGCCATCGGAGCGAGGTCCAACCCGGAGACCGAACCGGCCACCGGTACGCCGGTCGTGGCGGGTTCGCCGATGATCACAGGCGCGATCATCTCGGCGTCGCGTCGCTCGGCCGCCTCGTCCTCTCCCCGGCGGATGGCCTCCAGAACGTGCAGCGCGATGTCGCCGACGTTCACGTCTTCGGGCGCCACGCCTTCGCCGCGCACACCGTCGTCGATCATCACGTAGCAGAACGGGCAGGCGGTGGCGATGCGGTCGGCACCGGTGGCGAGCAGCTCCCGGCTGCGGACCACGTTGACCTGCTCACCGACGTGCTCCTCCATCCACATGCGTGCGCCGCCGGCCCCACAGCACATGCCCTTGGTGCCGTTGCGGGGGGCCTCGACCACTTCGAGGCCGCCGATGGATCCCACCACGCGGCGCGGCGACAGGTACACGTCGTTGTGCCGGCCCAGGTAGCAGGAGTCGTGGTAGACGAGGCGCTCGGGCAGCCGGGCCTCGGACAGGTCGAGGCGGCCGCTGTCCACCAGTTGCTCCAGCAGTTGACTGTGGTGGATCACTTCGTAGTGCCCGCCGAGCTGCGGGTACTCGTTGCCGAGCGTGTTGAAGCAGTGCGGGCACTGGGTGATGATCTTGCGCACTCCCATGCCGTTGAGCGTCTCGACGTTCTGCATGGCGAGCATCTGGAACACGTACTCGTTGCCGGAGCGCCGCGCTGGGTCGCCGGTGCACATCTCGGCGGGGCCCAGCACAGCGAAATCCACGCCGGCCCGTTGCATGAGTTCGGTCATGGCGCGGGTGACCTTGCGGTTCTTGTCGTCGTAGCTGCCGGCGCAGCCCACCCAGTACAGGTACTCGGCCTCGATGGGGTCGCTGCCGTCGAGCACCACGACGCCCTCGAAGTCGCCCGCCCAATCGGCGCGGGCGGACTGGGCCATGCCCCACGGGTTCCCGGAGTTCTCCATCGAGCGGTACGCGGTGCCCAACTCGGTGGGGAAGTCGCTCTCCATGAGCGACAGGTAGCGCCGCATGTCCAGGATCTTGTCGAGGATCTCGATGTTCACGGGGCAGATCTCGTCACAGGCGCGGCACGAGGTGCAGGCCCACACCTCCTCGGAACTGACGCGTTCGAACACGTTGGCGCTCGTCACAGTGATCTCGGCGTCGGCGCCGATGGGCGGCGATGTGGCGGGGGTTCCGCTGGCGGCCATCACCTGGCCCACCTTCAGGACGATCTCGCGCGGGTCCAGCGGCTTGCCGGTGGCGTGCGCCGGGCAGACCGACGTGCAGCGCCCGCACATCGTGCAGGCGTCGAGGTCCAGGAGTTGCTTCCAGGTGAAATCCTCCACGGCCGTCGCCCCGAAGGAGTCCAGGTCGGTCTCCATGAGGTTCGGCAACTCGCGCATGGCCCCCTTGGGGCGTTCCCGGTCGCGCAGGTACATGTTCACGGGCGACGTGAAGATGTGGCGCAGCATCGTGACCGGGATCAGCAGCACGAACACCACGAACGACACCACGTGCAGGATCCACCACACCTGATGCCAGCCGGCCACGTTGGTCAGGCCGTCGGCGATGGTGGCGAGCGGGTAGCCGATCACGGACCAGCGCTCGAATGAGGGTGTGCCGGCTTCGGCGATGCGGAAGGCCTCGGCCCCGAATCCGGTGACGCCGATGAGCAGCATCGTCGTCAGGATCACGGCGTGCTCGGGCCGGGTCTTGTGGCGGATCCGGTACGGGCGCAACCGCCAAGGCCCCCAGCGTCGCAGGATCGCCCAAGCCACGCCCACCAGGAACACCGCTCCGGCCAGGTCGCCGGTGAGGGAGTAGCCCTGGTACACGCGGCCGGTGAGGAACTTGGCGCCGTCGGGCAGTTGGTGCTCGATCTCCAGCGTAATGGTCACCGCCAGAAGCACCAGGAAGCTGAAGTAGATGAGGGAGTGCATCAACCCGGCCACCGGCTCGCGCAGAAGGGTGCGCATGTACACCCCTGCCCGCAGATCGGCCAGCCTGCGGTGCACGTTGCGCCAAGTCGTGCGACGCTCCTCGGCGGCACCACGCTGCCAGTTGCGCACCCTGTGGGCGAACAGCAGCGAGGCGTACAGCAGAGCGATCGGGATGACGGTGTAGAACGCCGCCCGCAGCGGCCCGGGAATGTTGCCGAACACCTCCCGGGTCACGCCGGCGGTGCTGTGGAAGCCCGTGATCGCCGCGGCGATGCCCGACGCGACGGTGACCAGAGCCAGTCCGAGCCCCGCCAGGATCACGAGGCGGTTGGGCGCGAGCCGACTGGAGCGGGATGATTCGGTGCTCATCTCGCCGCCGAGGCTATGGGGATCGACGCGGGCACGAAAGTGCCCGGCCGCAACGCGGTGGATTGCTCATCCCGCCGGGGAGGTTACGGCCATCGTGGTGCCTTCGCGTTGATTTGGGTGTCCCGGCGCCGGCGCGGAAATCGCGGGCGGTGTCGGGCAAAGAAGGGTGGCAAGCGCCGCGCGGGGAGGTACGGTGCCGGTGCGCCAAGGGAGTCGCCCCTTCGTCCCTCGCCGGGCTCGACCGGCACGACTCGATCAGAGAGGCACTCCCGTGAAACGTCGAACATTGGTGGCGCTCGGCGTCACCGGCGCAGCAATCGCGGTCCTCACCACGCCGGCGGTGGCCCAGACCGATGATCCGTCGGTCGCCGTGCAGGCCGTTCTGGACAATGTCTGGGTCCTGGTGGCGGGCGCGCTCGTTTTCTTCATGCAGGCGGGTTTCGCGCTGCTGGAATCGGGGCTGACGCGGTCCAAGAACGTCACGAACATCATGGCCAAGAACCTGGCCGACATGAGCGTGGGTGTTCTGGCCTTCCTGGCGGTGGGCTACGCCCTGGCCTTCGGGGCCGGCAACGCCTGGTGGGGCACCGAGGGATTCTTCCTATCCGGCAGCGCCCTCTTCGAGTTCGGCTCCAGCGGCGTCGGCAACCTCTCGACGGCAACCTTCTTCTTCTTCCAGGTGGTATTCGCCGCCACGGCGGTCACGATCGCCTCGGGCGCGATGGCCGAGCGGGCGCGCTTCAAGGCCTACCTGCTCTTCAGCCTCGCGATGTCGGCGGTCATCTACCCGCTGGTCGTGCACTGGACCTGGGGCGGTGGCCTCATCGCCGACATCTCCATCGGCGGAGCCGTCTACAGCGACTTCGCCGGCTCGACGGTGGTGCATTCCACCGGCGGCTGGGCGGCGCTCATGGGAGCCATGTTCCTGGGGCCGCGCCTGGGCAAGTACGGGCCGGGCCGCACGCCGCGGCCGATCCCGGGCCATTCCATGCCGATGACGATCCTGGGCGTGTTCATCCTGTGGCTGGGCTGGTTCGGGTTCAACGCCGGCTCCGAACTCGCCGCCGACGGCGTCGTGATGGTCGTGGCGCTCAACACGGCCATCGCCGCGGCCGCCAGCACGCTGACAGCCGGCGCCGTCGTCTGGCTGAAGACCGGCAAGCCCGACGTCGCCATGGCCGGCAACGGCACGCTGGCGGGGCTGGTGGGCATCACCGCCGGCTGTGCCACCATGAACGTGCTGGGCGCGGTCGTCACCGGTGCGGTGGCCGGGGTGCTGGTCGTCTACTCGGTGTTCTT
This genomic interval carries:
- a CDS encoding heterodisulfide reductase-related iron-sulfur binding cluster; translation: MSTESSRSSRLAPNRLVILAGLGLALVTVASGIAAAITGFHSTAGVTREVFGNIPGPLRAAFYTVIPIALLYASLLFAHRVRNWQRGAAEERRTTWRNVHRRLADLRAGVYMRTLLREPVAGLMHSLIYFSFLVLLAVTITLEIEHQLPDGAKFLTGRVYQGYSLTGDLAGAVFLVGVAWAILRRWGPWRLRPYRIRHKTRPEHAVILTTMLLIGVTGFGAEAFRIAEAGTPSFERWSVIGYPLATIADGLTNVAGWHQVWWILHVVSFVVFVLLIPVTMLRHIFTSPVNMYLRDRERPKGAMRELPNLMETDLDSFGATAVEDFTWKQLLDLDACTMCGRCTSVCPAHATGKPLDPREIVLKVGQVMAASGTPATSPPIGADAEITVTSANVFERVSSEEVWACTSCRACDEICPVNIEILDKILDMRRYLSLMESDFPTELGTAYRSMENSGNPWGMAQSARADWAGDFEGVVVLDGSDPIEAEYLYWVGCAGSYDDKNRKVTRAMTELMQRAGVDFAVLGPAEMCTGDPARRSGNEYVFQMLAMQNVETLNGMGVRKIITQCPHCFNTLGNEYPQLGGHYEVIHHSQLLEQLVDSGRLDLSEARLPERLVYHDSCYLGRHNDVYLSPRRVVGSIGGLEVVEAPRNGTKGMCCGAGGARMWMEEHVGEQVNVVRSRELLATGADRIATACPFCYVMIDDGVRGEGVAPEDVNVGDIALHVLEAIRRGEDEAAERRDAEMIAPVIIGEPATTGVPVAGSVSGLDLAPMARLRPSPTRDAPAVAPAGVPAPAPVPPSPPPERETAAPRRDDLRLIKGTDPMLLAELAKQGITGYDQIAGLDDAGVEALAEAIGAPGRIQKWNWVAQAQDLLERFGDEN
- a CDS encoding ammonium transporter, giving the protein MKRRTLVALGVTGAAIAVLTTPAVAQTDDPSVAVQAVLDNVWVLVAGALVFFMQAGFALLESGLTRSKNVTNIMAKNLADMSVGVLAFLAVGYALAFGAGNAWWGTEGFFLSGSALFEFGSSGVGNLSTATFFFFQVVFAATAVTIASGAMAERARFKAYLLFSLAMSAVIYPLVVHWTWGGGLIADISIGGAVYSDFAGSTVVHSTGGWAALMGAMFLGPRLGKYGPGRTPRPIPGHSMPMTILGVFILWLGWFGFNAGSELAADGVVMVVALNTAIAAAASTLTAGAVVWLKTGKPDVAMAGNGTLAGLVGITAGCATMNVLGAVVTGAVAGVLVVYSVFFIERKGIDDPVGAVSVHGVCGVWGTLAVGFFARYDDAFLGRDNAGLFYGGGGWQLLVQLVFVLIVLAWTVVTTGILFAALRRFGVLRVSAAEEARGLDLAEHGAGAYPADPMPRDERAYEQP